One Perca flavescens isolate YP-PL-M2 chromosome 9, PFLA_1.0, whole genome shotgun sequence genomic window carries:
- the srek1ip1 gene encoding protein SREK1IP1 — MDNSMATPGPNKDNIRAGCKKCGYPGHLTFECRNFVRVDPQKDIVLDVSSTSSEESEDNEPPPQRNEKLGRSRGSHGDDNNGRKERHKRKKSSDRKSRKRSKSSSDENTKKKKKRRSSDSSSDEEERRKKKKVKSQKKKSKKNKREHGKHHKRQKKRKQESSSPSSSSSSESSDISD; from the exons ATGGATAACTCAATGGCTACCCCTG GTCCAAATAAGGACAACATCAGAGCTGGGTGCAAGAAATGTGGATATC cggGCCACTTGACCTTTGAGTGCCGAAACTTTGTCAGAGTTGACCCCCAGAAAGACATTGTTCTGGATGTAAGCAGCACCAGCAGCGAGGAGAGTGAAGACAACGAACCTCCACCTCAGCGCAATGAGAAGCTGGGGCGAAGTAGAG GTTCCCATGGCGATGACAACAATGgtagaaaagaaagacacaaaCGGAAGAAGAGCAGCGACAGAAAGTCAAGAAAGAG GTCTAAGTCGTCGAGTGATGagaatacaaaaaagaaaaaaaaacgcagaAGTTCCGACTCCTCATCTGacgaagaggagaggaggaagaagaagaaagtaaaaagccaaaagaagaaaagcaaaaagaacaaaagggaACATGGGAAGCATCACaagagacagaagaagaggaaacaagaatcctcctccccttcttctTCCAGCTCCAGTGAATCCTCAGACATCAGTGACTGA